A window of the Lactuca sativa cultivar Salinas chromosome 5, Lsat_Salinas_v11, whole genome shotgun sequence genome harbors these coding sequences:
- the LOC111890746 gene encoding uncharacterized protein LOC111890746 translates to MGFENNFNPNWRNNPNNPYPPKQNPPNILMRPQHPQYPSQKPPYPHTSFNPPNYQQPPKQGQSSGNRQISLQELVTSLAQSQSQFQQETKNTFSNIQAQIGDLATALNKMEQRGKLPSQTEKSPNVSAITLRSGKTLGESNPKRVSREKEDEVIIVDPSKVVPPKELVVPNIGQPESSINTIKPLVIPPPFPSRLAFSKKIEEENELFETFRKVQINIPLLNAIKQIPSYAKFLNDLCTKKRKFKANEKIQFNANVSAVIQKKLPPKCKDPGIFSIPCTIGDLHVESVMLDLGASINVMPYSIFKSLNVGPLEETGVIIQLADKSKKSPSKSFMILLGRPFMHTSHTIIDVHKGKITMEFDGETIHFNIFEAMRYPSNISPLYRVDVIEPINEISPNVCTNKILMADDCKPKREAQRRLNHQMMEVIKKKIIKRFKRCKEKKKAFHDKNITQKHFISSQKVLLYHSRFKLFPGKLRSRWHGPFIVIKVFDHGAVEIKSLETNQIFKVNGHCLKPFYEGFDTGEFDNITLENLNYEGRRKRSYVLAKTLNKRIVNK, encoded by the exons AtgggatttgaaaacaatttcaaCCCAAATTGGAGGAATAACCCAAACAACCCATACCCACCAAAGCAAAATCCACCAAACATTTTGATGAGACCTCAACATCCACAATACCCCTCTCAAAAACCTCCATATCCACACACTTCTTTTAACCCTCCAAATTACCAACAACCTCCAAAACAAGGCCAATCAAGTGGTAACCGTCAAATAAGCCTTCAAGAACTCGTTACTTCTCTTGCTCAAAGCCAAAGCCAATTTCAACAAGAGACCAAGAACACCTTCTCCAACATTCAAGCACAAATTGGAGACTTGGCTACCGCTCTCAACAAGATGGAACAAAGGGGAAAACTTCCATCTCAAACCGAGAAGAGCCCCAATGTGAGTGCAATAACTTTGAGAAGTGGGAAAACACTTGGAGAAAGCAACcctaaaagagtttcaagagaAAAAGAAGATGAAGTCATCATTGTTGATCCTTCAAAAGTAGTACCTCCAAAGGAACTGGTTGTTCCAAACATTGGTCAACCCGAATCTTCCATCAATACCATAAAGCCATTGGTCATACCACCACCTTTCCCTTCCCGGTTAGCCTTTTCCAAGAAGATAGAGGAAGAAAATGAATTATTTGAAACTTTTCGCAAAGTCCAAATCAACATTCCACTATTGAATGCTATTAAGCAAATTCCAAGTTATGCAAAATTCCTCAATGATTTATGCACCAAGAAGAGAAAATTCAAGGCAAATGAAAAGATTCAATTCAATGCAAATGTGTCTGCGGTTATCCAAAAGAAGTTACCTCCCAAATGCAAGGATCCGGGAATATTTTCTATCCCTTGTACCATTGGTGATTTGCATGTCGAAAGTGTCATGTTAGATCTTGGAGCCTCGATCAATGTGATGCCATATTCGATTTTTAAATCTCTCAATGTTGGACCTTTGGAAGAAACTGGAGTAATCATTCAATTAGCAGACaagtcaa agaagaGTCCTTCCAAATCATTTATGATCCTCCTTGGAAGACCTTTCATGCATACCTCTCACACAATCATTGATGTCCATAAAGGAAAGATAACTATGGAGTTTGATGGAGaaaccattcacttcaacatCTTTGAAGCAATGAGATACCCTAGCAACATTTCTCCATTGTATCGGGTTGAtgtgattgagccaataaacGAGATAAGCCCTAATGTATGCACAAACAAGATACTCATGGCAGATGATTGTAAGCCTAAGAGGGAAGCTCAAAGAAGATTGAATCATCAAATGATGGAAGTGATCAAGAAGAAGATAATTAAAAGGTTCAAAAGGTGCAAAGAGAAGAAAAAGGCATTTCATGACAAGAACATAACCCAAAAACACTTTATTTCGAGTCAAAAAGTTCTTCTTTATCATTCACGCTTTAAGCTATTCCCGGGAAAGTTGCGATCTCGATGGCACGGACCTTTTATTGTTATAAAAGTTTTTGATCACGGTGCGGTTGAAATTAAGAGTTTggaaacaaatcaaatattcaaagTGAATGGGCATTGCTTGAAACCATTTTATGAAGGCTTTGACACAGGAGAATTTGACAACATAACATTGGAAAATCTGAATTACGAAGGTAGACGGAAGCGGAGCTATGTCTTGGCAAAGACGTTAAATAAACGCATTGTAAATAAATAA